In the genome of Candidatus Amarolinea dominans, one region contains:
- a CDS encoding AAA family ATPase, with protein MLKFPYGISDFYTIRTEGYVYIDRTDRIALVEEAGKQLVFLRPRRFGKSLWLSTLENYYDVAKAGEFAQLFGDLAIGRNPTPGHNSYFILRWDFSLVSAQGGIAEIGQAVHAHINARIQGFAETYREQLAYPITVHPTNAIASFESLLTAVRATDYRLYLLIDEYDNFANEVLMSRPPPESPCRRDIGGGADRYKALLYGEGLLKTVFKAVKGAGSGLGLDRAFTTGVAPIVLSDLSSGYNVARDVSFKIGLELLCGFTEAEMQGLLAQVAGECELAPEARTAAQDTMRTFYNGYAFGEEPAELVYNPTLALYFLQHLAETCSPPRELLDSNLAMDRGKIAYIAGLPHGAPVLAAILNPDTPPTIPRLAQRFGVEDVLTQVKDETFMVSLLYYFGVLTLERITEEGKLAFRIPNLVARKLYVEQLRDRLLPEFGERAAMRAAVEAVYYHGDLQPLCDFIETRYFRVLDNRDYRWANELTVKMAFLTLLFDDLFYITDSEPALERSYADMTLIVRPDMRKYTLQDALLEFKYIPLSDLGLTGEAVKATSREELASRPLVAAALAEATRKATDYRATLQTVYGAKLRLHTFAIVALGFDRLVWVKL; from the coding sequence ATGTTAAAGTTTCCCTACGGTATCAGTGATTTCTATACCATCAGAACGGAAGGCTATGTGTACATAGACCGTACCGACCGGATTGCGCTGGTGGAAGAGGCCGGGAAACAACTGGTCTTCCTGCGGCCGCGGCGGTTCGGCAAGAGCCTGTGGCTTTCTACGCTGGAGAACTACTACGATGTGGCGAAGGCCGGCGAGTTCGCGCAGTTGTTCGGCGACCTGGCGATCGGGCGCAACCCGACCCCGGGCCACAACAGCTACTTCATCCTGCGATGGGACTTCTCACTGGTCAGCGCGCAGGGCGGCATCGCTGAGATCGGGCAGGCGGTGCATGCTCACATCAACGCGCGTATTCAGGGGTTCGCGGAGACCTATCGTGAGCAGTTGGCTTACCCGATCACCGTTCACCCCACCAATGCTATCGCTTCCTTTGAGTCGTTGCTGACGGCGGTGCGCGCGACGGACTATCGCCTCTATCTGCTGATTGACGAATACGACAACTTCGCCAACGAGGTACTGATGAGTCGCCCCCCCCCTGAGTCCCCCTGTAGGAGGGATATCGGAGGCGGCGCCGACCGCTACAAGGCATTGCTCTACGGCGAGGGGCTGCTCAAGACGGTGTTCAAGGCGGTGAAAGGGGCCGGCAGCGGCCTGGGATTGGATCGCGCCTTCACCACCGGCGTCGCGCCAATTGTGCTCAGCGACTTGAGCAGCGGTTATAACGTGGCGCGGGATGTTTCGTTCAAGATCGGTCTGGAACTGCTGTGCGGGTTCACGGAAGCGGAGATGCAGGGATTGCTGGCGCAGGTCGCGGGGGAGTGCGAACTGGCGCCGGAGGCGCGCACCGCGGCGCAGGACACCATGCGCACCTTCTACAACGGCTATGCGTTTGGCGAGGAGCCGGCGGAACTGGTCTACAATCCCACGCTGGCGTTGTACTTCCTGCAACACCTGGCGGAGACCTGCAGCCCGCCACGCGAGTTACTCGACAGCAACCTGGCGATGGATCGCGGGAAGATCGCGTACATTGCGGGCTTGCCGCACGGCGCGCCGGTGCTGGCCGCGATCCTGAATCCCGACACGCCGCCGACCATCCCACGGCTGGCGCAGCGGTTCGGCGTGGAGGATGTGCTGACCCAGGTGAAGGACGAGACGTTCATGGTCTCGCTGCTCTACTACTTCGGCGTGCTGACACTGGAGCGGATCACCGAGGAAGGCAAACTGGCCTTCCGCATCCCGAATCTGGTGGCGCGCAAACTGTACGTGGAGCAACTGCGTGACCGCCTGCTGCCGGAGTTCGGCGAGCGGGCCGCGATGCGCGCGGCCGTCGAAGCGGTCTACTATCACGGCGATCTGCAACCGTTGTGCGACTTCATCGAAACGCGCTACTTTCGGGTGCTCGACAACCGCGACTACCGCTGGGCGAATGAGTTGACGGTGAAGATGGCGTTTCTGACGCTGCTGTTCGACGACCTGTTCTATATCACCGATTCGGAGCCGGCGCTGGAACGCAGTTATGCCGATATGACACTGATCGTGCGGCCAGACATGCGCAAGTACACGCTGCAAGATGCGCTGCTGGAGTTCAAGTACATCCCGCTGAGCGACCTGGGCCTGACCGGTGAGGCGGTCAAAGCGACGTCCCGCGAGGAGTTGGCGTCGCGGCCCCTGGTCGCGGCGGCGCTGGCCGAGGCGACGCGCAAGGCGACGGACTACCGCGCCACGCTCCAGACCGTCTATGGCGCCAAGCTGCGCCTGCACACCTTCGCCATCGTGGCGCTCGGCTTCGACCGGCTGGTGTGGGTGAAATTGTAA
- a CDS encoding type II toxin-antitoxin system HicB family antitoxin produces MAQRYTIQAVIYPGDESGYVAECLNLAVVTQGQTLDETVQNLREAIHLHLKGEDLAELGLVAHPPLLVTMEMEPVYA; encoded by the coding sequence ATGGCACAACGCTACACAATCCAGGCAGTGATTTATCCAGGCGATGAATCGGGGTACGTGGCCGAGTGTCTCAACCTGGCTGTGGTCACTCAGGGCCAGACGCTCGATGAAACGGTGCAGAATCTGCGCGAGGCAATTCACCTTCACTTAAAGGGTGAGGATCTGGCAGAGTTAGGACTGGTCGCGCATCCTCCGCTATTGGTTACCATGGAGATGGAGCCGGTATATGCCTAA
- a CDS encoding type II toxin-antitoxin system HicA family toxin codes for MPKLRRLSGSAVIQILEGFGFIVHAQEGSHVKLRRIGPYGQKQILTIPRHRELDTGTLRAIFRQASQYIPDEELRPHFYTE; via the coding sequence ATGCCTAAACTGCGCCGCCTCTCAGGATCCGCGGTCATTCAGATACTGGAAGGCTTTGGTTTCATCGTACACGCGCAGGAAGGCAGTCACGTCAAGTTGCGGCGCATTGGCCCGTATGGCCAGAAACAGATATTGACGATTCCGCGTCATCGGGAACTCGATACCGGTACCTTGCGAGCCATTTTCCGACAGGCAAGCCAATACATACCGGATGAGGAACTGAGACCTCATTTCTATACTGAGTAA